Proteins encoded together in one Telopea speciosissima isolate NSW1024214 ecotype Mountain lineage chromosome 6, Tspe_v1, whole genome shotgun sequence window:
- the LOC122664654 gene encoding cationic amino acid transporter 9, chloroplastic-like — protein MGSSSSSSWLSRFCSSALRAKTLTPYSSEAYTSTVSGEGLLRRLNLFDLILLGAGGTIGAGIFAITGAVAHDVGPSVTVSYAFAGIVSALNAFGFAELASRFPAVVGGPYMYSYTAFNELTAFIVFTQLIFDGHIGSASVARSLASYMVNMLEIFPFFKENIPSWLGHGGGKEFFGGVMSINILASILVALLTIVLCRGVGGLSILNLFMTLTKIIIVLLVIIIGAFEVDVSNWSPFAPNGFTSIVTGASVVFFSYLGYDAVTSSAEECKRPQRDLPIAILGSFLICATLYIGVCFVITGMVSYKVLAGDAPLAQAFELKGLKFVSIFVSIGAIVGLTTTLLVHLYVHSRFYLGLGRDGLLPSVFAKVHQTRRTPIFSQIFVGVIAGILAGLFDVHLLSHILSVGSLSSYSVVSACVVTLRWKDAAESEVSTRWISAWLEGVLCLLTIACCGFGAGLCFRFGASFVLYLVTAVIAVIAAVALHYRHVYVDPPGFSCPVVPVFPVTCIFFNIFLFAQLHQEAWLRFVVVIIISVVIYAVYGQYHANPESSNQILAYDQPSIEEALITNQTRDSIET, from the exons ATgggttcgtcttcttcttcatcgtgGCTGTCCCGTTTCTGTTCTTCAGCTCTCAGGGCCAAAACTCTAACTCCTTATTCTTCGGAAGCTTATACATCCACGGTGTCAGGCGAAGGCCTTCTTCGTCGTTTGAATCTTTTTGATCTTATCCTTCTTGGTGCTGGAGGAACAATTGGTGCAGGAATCTTTGCCATTACTGGCGCAGTCGCTCATGATGTTGGCCCAA GTGTCACAGTTAGTTATGCTTTTGCTGGAATTGTGAGTGCACTAAATGCTTTTGGTTTCGCCGAACTGGCATCTCGTTTTCCTGCTGTTGTTGGGGGGCCATACATGTATTCATATACAGCATTCAATGAACTCACAGCTTTCATTGTTTTTACTCAACTTATTTTTGATGGCCATATTGGGTCAGCAAGCGTAGCAAGGAGTTTGGCAAGCTATATGGTGAACATGCTAGAGATATTTCCATTTTTCAAGGAAAATATTCCAAGCTGGTTGGGACATGGAGGAGGCAAAGAGTTCTTTGGAGGAGTTATGTCAATTAATATATTAGCTTCAATTCTTGTTGCACTCTTGACAATAGTTCTGTGCAGAGGTGTTGGAGGATTGTCTATTTTGAACTTATTTATGACTTTAACAAAG ATAATCATCGTTCTCCTTGTCATCATTATTGGTGCTTTTGAGGTTGATGTATCAAATTGGTCTCCATTTGCTCCAAATGGGTTTACTTCAATAGTAACCGGAGCAAGTGTAGTATTCTTCTCATATTTAGGATATGATGCAGTGACTAGTTCAGCTGAAGAATGTAAAAGACCACAG AGGGATTTACCAATAGCAATTCTTGGGAGTTTTCTTATCTGTGCAACCTTATATATTGGTGTCTGCTTCGTGATTACTGGGATGGTTTCATACAAGGTTCTTGCTGGTGATGCTCCTTTGGCTCAAGCTTTTGAACTTAAGGGCTTGAAATTCGTTTCTATTTTTGTCAGCATTGGTGCTATTGTTGGGCTTACCACAACGCTTCTGGTTCATTTGTATGTTCAT TCTAGGTTTTATCTGGGACTTGGAAGGGATGGTTTACTACCTTCAGTGTTCGCAAAAGTACACCAAACACGTCGGACTCCTATTTTTTCTCAAATATTTGTTGGGGTGATTGCTGGCATCTTGGCAGGGCTATTTGATGTGCATCTGCTCTCACACATTCTTTCTGTTGGTTCATTG AGTAGCTATTCTGTTGTTTCAGCATGTGTTGTAACTCTTCGTTGGAAGGATGCAGCAGAAAGTGAAGTTTCTACAAGGTGGATTTCAGCCTGGCTGGAAGGTGTCCTTTGCCTTCTCACAATTGCCTGCTGTGGCTTTGGAGCAGGACTTTGCTTCCGTTTTGGTGCTTCATTTGTTTTGTACCTAGTGACTGCAGTGATAGCAGTAATTGCTGCTGTTGCTCTTCATTATCGTCAT GTTTATGTGGACCCACCTGGGTTTTCTTGTCCAGTAGTTCCTGTTTTTCCAGTTACTTGCATCTTCTTCAACATCTTTTTGTTTGCTCAG CTGCACCAGGAAGCATGGTTGAGATTTGTAGTTGTCATCATCATCTCAGTCGTTATCTATGCAGTTTATGGGCAATACCATGCTAATCCTGAAAGTTCAAATCAGATACTTGCTTATGACCAGCCATCTATAGAAGAAGCTCTAATTACCAACCAGACTCGGGATAGTATCGAAACTTGA